A window of the Pseudomonas fluorescens genome harbors these coding sequences:
- a CDS encoding DUF6124 family protein: MFKPTPNPPETDPVSPYKFPDSRTLNEAAERALDHYLTPQQRIMGSHHKHDPMYLANPAYNTESLLANASESLGSASEMLNNFAATLEPAHRKTAIGIAQLVMLSELAVNQALDHVEVKS, from the coding sequence ATGTTCAAACCAACACCGAACCCACCAGAAACCGATCCGGTTTCCCCCTACAAATTCCCCGATTCCCGAACTCTGAACGAGGCCGCCGAACGCGCCCTTGATCACTACCTCACCCCACAGCAACGCATCATGGGCAGCCACCACAAACACGATCCCATGTATCTGGCCAATCCGGCCTACAACACCGAATCCCTACTGGCCAACGCCAGCGAATCACTGGGCTCGGCGAGTGAAATGCTTAATAACTTTGCTGCCACGCTGGAGCCTGCCCATCGCAAGACTGCGATCGGGATTGCGCAGTTGGTGATGTTGAGTGAGTTGGCGGTGAATCAGGCGTTGGATCATGTTGAGGTTAAGAGCTAA
- a CDS encoding efflux transporter outer membrane subunit, translating into MKVFSLGSFLGRCAGVFSVLTVAGCSLQPGYDKDALVPPSAFKDEAQLSNEEGGSWKTAEPSEALERGLWWTVFNDAVLNDLEHQAMQENQNLHVAAARLKQARALNQTAQAGLFPTLEAGFSPTRQRLSPASQSPSQSDRGDGAQQTLWRAQAGVSYEVDLFGRVASMVDAADAETERSEALMRSVQLSVQADVAENYFVLRQMDAQIDAFVDAVRLRAQALALVRQRFELGDISELDVARAESELAIARSDALSVQRMRAGAEHSLAVLLGKTPAQFSLKPSSQQTVDIRIPAGLPSSLLERRPDIAAAERSMAAANARIGMAKSAFFPALHLTGAAGFESGSLGNLFQWSSRTFLLGPLVGTALNVPIFDGGLRKGNLANARALYEQDVALYREQVLIAFQEVEDGLSDLRILRVQTAEQDRAVAASERASAIARSQYMEGNVIYLAVIDAERTALQSRQGAVQLRGVQAIATVNLIRALGGGWEEHPTYAQSNSRPE; encoded by the coding sequence ATGAAAGTATTTTCCTTAGGTTCATTTCTGGGGCGCTGTGCAGGAGTTTTTTCAGTGTTGACCGTGGCGGGTTGTTCCTTGCAACCGGGCTATGACAAAGACGCTCTGGTGCCACCCTCGGCTTTCAAGGATGAGGCACAGTTATCAAACGAGGAGGGCGGGAGCTGGAAAACTGCTGAGCCCTCTGAAGCGCTGGAACGTGGGCTGTGGTGGACCGTGTTCAACGACGCTGTGCTCAACGACCTTGAGCATCAAGCCATGCAGGAAAACCAGAACCTGCACGTCGCAGCGGCGAGACTCAAGCAAGCCCGAGCGCTAAACCAAACAGCGCAGGCCGGCCTGTTTCCGACTCTAGAAGCCGGATTCAGTCCAACACGTCAACGTCTGTCGCCAGCGTCACAATCTCCGTCGCAGTCGGATCGGGGCGATGGGGCGCAGCAAACCCTGTGGCGTGCACAGGCCGGTGTGTCATACGAGGTTGACCTGTTCGGTCGCGTTGCTTCTATGGTGGATGCGGCCGATGCTGAAACTGAGCGCAGCGAAGCGTTGATGCGTTCGGTGCAGTTAAGCGTGCAGGCGGACGTTGCAGAGAATTATTTCGTGCTGCGGCAAATGGATGCGCAAATCGATGCGTTTGTAGATGCCGTGAGGTTACGTGCGCAAGCACTCGCATTGGTAAGGCAACGATTTGAACTGGGCGACATCAGTGAGCTGGATGTCGCCCGTGCTGAATCGGAGTTGGCCATCGCGCGCTCTGATGCGTTGTCGGTGCAGCGCATGCGTGCTGGAGCCGAGCACAGCTTGGCGGTGCTACTGGGTAAAACGCCGGCGCAGTTTTCGCTGAAACCGAGTTCTCAGCAAACCGTAGACATCCGTATTCCAGCGGGCTTGCCGTCATCCCTGTTGGAACGTCGACCGGATATCGCCGCCGCCGAACGCTCAATGGCGGCAGCCAATGCCCGGATCGGCATGGCCAAATCAGCATTTTTCCCTGCGTTGCACCTGACCGGGGCTGCCGGCTTTGAGTCCGGCTCGCTGGGTAACCTATTCCAGTGGAGTAGCCGCACCTTCCTGCTCGGTCCGCTCGTGGGCACGGCGCTGAATGTGCCGATTTTCGATGGTGGTCTACGCAAGGGCAACCTGGCAAACGCCAGGGCGCTTTATGAACAGGATGTGGCACTTTATCGCGAGCAGGTGCTGATCGCCTTTCAGGAAGTGGAAGACGGTCTGTCCGACCTGAGGATCCTACGGGTTCAAACCGCAGAACAGGATCGCGCGGTCGCGGCTTCAGAACGAGCGTCAGCAATTGCCCGCAGCCAATACATGGAAGGCAACGTCATTTATCTCGCGGTGATCGATGCCGAGCGCACGGCACTTCAATCGCGCCAGGGAGCAGTGCAATTGAGAGGAGTGCAAGCCATTGCCACCGTAAATCTCATTCGTGCGCTGGGTGGCGGTTGGGAAGAGCACCCCACGTACGCGCAAAGCAATTCCCGGCCGGAATAA
- a CDS encoding LysR family transcriptional regulator, with product MDWSDMRVFLAIARSGSLGGAARQLGVSHPTVGRRLQVLEQTSGQAFFLRTAQGLVLTDVGERILSLAQDMEHSALAIERRLAGHGDQPEGLLRISSADWFACHVLAPVLSELVQRYPLIVPEVIAGHRLFDLARRDADIAFRIVPFTEPDIVHRKLTTLSYGLYAALHAPAPQPDGEGLGLILMNVAQAHYPDVQWLQQRYPRARTVFTSSSRTVQAQMCAKGLGVAVLPRVLGDSISGLRLLDEDEPPPGRDIWMGYHQDMRQMDRLRALADLASSMIGAG from the coding sequence ATGGACTGGAGTGACATGCGGGTCTTCCTGGCGATTGCCCGCAGCGGCTCGTTGGGAGGTGCCGCCAGGCAGTTGGGGGTCAGTCACCCGACCGTCGGGCGACGCCTGCAGGTGCTTGAGCAAACCAGCGGGCAAGCCTTTTTCCTGCGGACGGCGCAAGGGCTGGTGCTCACGGATGTTGGCGAGAGGATTCTCAGTCTGGCGCAGGACATGGAACACAGCGCCCTGGCCATCGAGCGTCGTCTGGCAGGTCATGGCGATCAGCCGGAAGGCCTGTTGCGCATATCCTCGGCCGACTGGTTCGCCTGCCATGTGTTGGCGCCGGTCCTGAGCGAACTGGTGCAACGGTATCCGTTGATCGTTCCCGAAGTCATCGCCGGGCATCGGCTGTTCGACCTCGCTCGCCGGGATGCCGACATCGCCTTCCGGATCGTGCCTTTCACCGAACCCGACATCGTCCACCGCAAGCTGACAACCCTGTCTTACGGACTCTACGCCGCTTTGCATGCTCCGGCGCCGCAGCCGGACGGTGAAGGCCTGGGGCTCATCCTCATGAACGTGGCCCAGGCTCATTACCCCGACGTGCAATGGTTGCAGCAGCGGTATCCGCGGGCCCGCACAGTGTTCACCAGCAGCAGCCGTACAGTCCAGGCGCAGATGTGCGCGAAGGGGCTTGGCGTTGCCGTATTGCCCCGCGTCCTCGGCGACTCCATATCAGGACTGCGACTGCTGGATGAGGACGAGCCACCGCCCGGGCGTGACATCTGGATGGGTTATCACCAGGACATGCGCCAGATGGACCGGTTGCGTGCGTTGGCCGACCTCGCTTCCAGCATGATCGGCGCGGGCTAG
- a CDS encoding MFS transporter codes for MSRIEIEVSEPRRWLMFAILLVGAFLPPLDFFIVNVALPSIQDDLGTGSSAEQLVISSYATLYAVTLITGGRLGDLYGRGRMFFLGLLGFAAASMMCGLAGSPWTLILGRALQGVTAAVMAPQALASVQAIFPASERPLALSLYGAVFGLASVIGQALGGFLIEVDVLGMGWRAIFLVNLPIALLVITFGIPVLKETRAQQASKLDLVGTALSMLTLTALVVPLIEGREAGWPLWAWLSLAASPVLAVLFWRYENRLHRAGGTPILAPAVLKAPGLGRALLVALCFYSIGVFFLMFSMYLQGALHMTALHAGLIFLPFGAGFLLGPLSVPLLRRILGGYVNPIGMGLEVFGLLWLGWLVSVTPTTLAPSFKSLTTILFLIGLGQGLGLPTLMRMVTGRVAPAYAGMIAGITSATLQISTSLSVALIGGVFYTLLGEPATAVSIAYAFTIAVLCIAVCLAVGAAISLTLARQPAQIPEASTVRLT; via the coding sequence ATGTCTCGAATCGAAATCGAAGTGTCCGAACCCCGGCGCTGGTTGATGTTTGCCATTTTGCTGGTCGGTGCGTTTCTACCGCCCCTGGATTTTTTTATCGTCAACGTCGCGCTGCCCTCGATACAGGACGACTTGGGGACAGGTTCCTCTGCCGAGCAGCTGGTGATTTCTTCTTATGCGACGCTCTATGCCGTGACGCTGATTACCGGCGGGCGACTCGGCGACCTGTACGGTCGCGGGCGGATGTTCTTCCTTGGCCTGCTGGGTTTTGCCGCCGCGTCAATGATGTGTGGCCTGGCAGGTTCGCCGTGGACCCTCATCCTCGGCCGAGCCTTGCAGGGGGTGACCGCCGCCGTAATGGCTCCTCAGGCGCTCGCATCGGTGCAGGCGATTTTTCCTGCGTCGGAAAGACCATTGGCATTGAGCCTGTACGGAGCCGTGTTTGGGCTGGCATCCGTGATCGGTCAGGCATTGGGCGGCTTTCTGATTGAAGTCGACGTGTTGGGCATGGGGTGGCGGGCGATTTTTCTCGTTAATCTGCCGATTGCATTGTTGGTAATTACGTTCGGCATCCCGGTTCTCAAAGAAACCCGTGCGCAGCAGGCAAGCAAGCTGGATCTGGTGGGCACAGCGTTGTCGATGCTGACCCTGACCGCTCTGGTCGTGCCGTTGATTGAAGGTCGCGAGGCAGGATGGCCGTTGTGGGCATGGCTTTCACTGGCCGCCAGCCCTGTGCTGGCGGTGTTGTTCTGGCGCTACGAGAACCGCTTGCACCGAGCCGGAGGGACTCCCATCCTCGCCCCGGCCGTACTGAAAGCGCCGGGCCTGGGGCGAGCGCTACTGGTCGCGCTTTGCTTCTATTCAATCGGTGTGTTTTTTCTGATGTTTTCGATGTACCTGCAAGGCGCGCTGCATATGACTGCGCTGCATGCCGGGCTGATTTTCCTGCCGTTCGGCGCGGGATTTCTGCTCGGTCCCCTGTCGGTCCCTCTACTCAGACGCATCCTCGGGGGCTACGTGAACCCCATAGGCATGGGACTGGAGGTTTTCGGATTGCTATGGCTGGGCTGGCTCGTGTCAGTGACGCCGACCACCCTCGCCCCATCCTTCAAATCACTCACGACCATCCTGTTCCTGATTGGTCTGGGACAAGGGCTGGGCCTGCCGACGTTGATGCGCATGGTCACGGGACGGGTCGCGCCGGCGTATGCCGGAATGATCGCAGGCATCACCAGCGCAACGCTGCAAATCAGCACATCGCTGAGCGTCGCGCTGATTGGCGGTGTCTTTTATACCTTGCTGGGGGAACCGGCTACGGCGGTCAGCATCGCTTACGCGTTCACTATCGCTGTACTGTGCATCGCCGTCTGTCTGGCCGTGGGGGCAGCGATAAGCCTGACGTTAGCGCGCCAGCCAGCGCAGATACCGGAGGCATCGACTGTCCGTTTGACCTGA
- a CDS encoding SRPBCC family protein: MTESAFQTILANARSQINWPSDYHPQNAPLYACNHLVIPASPATVWAWLTYAENWPQWYPNAQDVDFVVWPGPFLQAGSVFKWTTFGFRLTSTVHDFETERRLAWIAVADGVKAYHTWYLHPLADGGTLLITDETQISTLGIWATEGFTQGLIDQHDIWLAQLSVKAQSGLPSDHLHQTDSRVDRGDLTRQ, from the coding sequence ATGACTGAATCAGCATTTCAAACCATATTGGCTAACGCCAGATCTCAAATAAATTGGCCTAGTGACTATCATCCGCAAAATGCTCCCCTTTACGCCTGTAACCATCTAGTGATTCCAGCATCTCCTGCTACTGTTTGGGCATGGCTGACATATGCAGAAAACTGGCCGCAATGGTATCCAAACGCCCAGGACGTTGATTTTGTGGTGTGGCCTGGCCCTTTCTTACAAGCCGGCTCTGTATTCAAATGGACTACCTTCGGATTTCGGCTCACCTCGACAGTTCATGATTTTGAGACTGAGCGGCGTCTTGCATGGATCGCCGTTGCTGACGGAGTAAAGGCCTATCACACCTGGTATCTGCATCCACTTGCTGACGGGGGAACCTTGCTGATTACGGATGAAACTCAAATCAGTACGCTAGGTATCTGGGCGACTGAAGGTTTCACTCAAGGCTTGATTGATCAGCATGATATTTGGTTGGCACAGTTAAGCGTGAAGGCCCAATCGGGCTTACCCTCCGATCATTTACATCAGACTGATTCAAGGGTTGATAGAGGCGACTTAACGAGGCAATGA
- a CDS encoding efflux RND transporter permease subunit, with the protein MNISRFFIDRPIFAGVLSVLVVLAGLIALMKLPSSEYPEVVPPSVIVHAQYPGANPKVIADTVASPIEEQINGVEDMLYMQSQATSDGNMTTTVTFKLGTDPNLAQQLIQTRVAQALPRLPEEVQRLGVTSIKSSPTLTIAVNLVSPNRRYDMPYLRNYLLINVRDRLARIPGVGEARLWGGGDYSMRIWLDPQKIARLNMTATDVVNAIREQNVQVAAGMVGGAPMMTNVPLQLSINAQGRLKTEQEFLDIILKSSVDGAVTHLSDVARVEVGAAEYGLRSLLDNEQSAQVVIFEQPGANSLQISRDVRAAMDELQADMPEDLEYRIAYDPSQFVQESINAVIMTLFEAIALVVLVVIVFLQTWRASLIPLLAVPVSIIGTFALLLAFGYTINALSLFGMVLAIGIVVDDAIVVVENVERNIEAGLSPRDATYKAMQEVSGPIIAIALTLVAVFVPLAFMSGLTGQFYQQFAMTIAISTVISAFNSLTLSPALAAVLLKGHDAPKDWLTRVMDRLFGRFFDGFNNIFNRGSKSYGHGVNRLVNRKMVMLVIYGLLLGAAVFMGKVVPGGFVPQQDKDYVLAVAQLPNGASMERTEQVVRRMAEIAHRIPGVERAVQYPGMSINGFTHSSSAGVIFMILKPSIQRGEGESTEDIVAQLNGEYSQIKEASVAAFPPPPVLGLGTLGGFKLQIEDRGSLGYEALNDATQAFLAKAAQAPELGPSFTTFQINVPQLNVELDRVKAKQLGVSVTDVFATLQIYLGSTYINDFNKFGRVYQVRAQADAPFRATAADIGLLKTRNAAGEMVPLSSVVKVTTTYGPESVVRYNGYPAADINGGPAPGYSSDQAQSAVERIAVEVLPRGVKFEWTDLTYQQVLVGNASLWIFPISVLLVFLVLAALYESLTLPLAIILIVPMSILSALIGVWLTDGDNNIFTQIGLMVLVGLSVKNAILIVEFARELEMQGRTIIEAAVEASRLRLRPILMTSIAFIMGVVPLVFSSGAGAEMREAMGIAVFFGMLGVTLFGLMLTPVFYVLLRKLSGVEHLVDKHGMHPSLQSVAAGHVHSGPGVAH; encoded by the coding sequence ATGAATATCTCAAGATTCTTTATCGATCGGCCAATTTTCGCCGGTGTTTTGTCAGTGCTGGTCGTACTTGCCGGGCTCATCGCCCTGATGAAATTGCCTTCCTCGGAATATCCGGAAGTCGTACCGCCTTCTGTGATTGTGCATGCCCAGTACCCTGGGGCAAATCCCAAGGTGATTGCCGACACGGTTGCTTCGCCTATCGAGGAGCAAATCAATGGCGTCGAGGACATGCTGTACATGCAGTCGCAGGCGACCAGCGATGGCAACATGACCACCACGGTGACGTTCAAACTGGGCACCGATCCCAACCTTGCCCAGCAGCTTATCCAGACGCGAGTAGCCCAAGCGCTTCCGCGCCTGCCCGAAGAAGTCCAGCGCCTGGGGGTGACCTCAATCAAGTCATCGCCGACGCTGACCATCGCGGTGAACTTGGTCTCACCGAACCGTCGCTACGACATGCCCTACCTACGTAACTATCTCCTGATCAACGTGCGAGATCGGCTTGCGCGCATTCCCGGCGTCGGCGAGGCGAGGTTGTGGGGCGGTGGCGATTACTCCATGCGCATCTGGCTGGACCCGCAGAAAATCGCGCGCCTCAACATGACGGCGACCGACGTGGTCAATGCAATTCGCGAGCAGAACGTACAAGTCGCAGCGGGGATGGTCGGCGGCGCACCGATGATGACGAACGTCCCTTTGCAGCTAAGTATCAACGCTCAGGGTCGACTGAAAACAGAGCAGGAATTCCTGGACATCATCCTCAAGTCTTCGGTCGACGGCGCCGTGACTCATCTCTCCGATGTCGCACGGGTTGAGGTCGGTGCGGCCGAATACGGGTTGCGCTCGCTGTTGGATAACGAGCAGTCGGCACAGGTGGTGATCTTTGAGCAACCCGGCGCGAACTCTTTGCAGATTTCCCGGGATGTTCGCGCCGCTATGGACGAGTTGCAGGCCGACATGCCTGAGGATCTGGAATACCGAATTGCCTATGACCCCAGTCAGTTCGTTCAGGAAAGCATCAATGCAGTGATCATGACGCTGTTCGAAGCGATCGCCCTGGTAGTGCTGGTGGTGATTGTCTTCCTGCAAACCTGGCGCGCGTCGCTGATTCCGCTGTTGGCCGTACCGGTGTCGATCATCGGCACGTTCGCGCTGTTACTGGCGTTCGGTTACACGATCAACGCGCTCTCGCTGTTCGGCATGGTGCTTGCCATCGGTATCGTGGTCGACGATGCGATTGTTGTCGTCGAGAACGTAGAGCGCAATATCGAGGCTGGGCTGTCACCCCGCGATGCGACCTACAAAGCCATGCAGGAAGTCAGCGGGCCGATCATTGCGATTGCCCTGACACTGGTCGCGGTGTTCGTGCCGCTGGCGTTCATGTCAGGATTGACTGGGCAGTTCTACCAACAGTTTGCGATGACGATTGCCATTTCTACAGTGATCTCTGCGTTCAACTCGCTGACCCTGTCACCGGCGCTGGCGGCGGTGCTGCTCAAAGGTCACGACGCTCCGAAAGACTGGTTGACCCGAGTGATGGATCGCCTCTTCGGGCGCTTCTTCGATGGGTTCAACAACATCTTCAACCGCGGCTCAAAGTCTTACGGCCATGGGGTTAATCGTCTCGTCAACCGCAAAATGGTGATGCTGGTCATCTACGGTCTGCTTCTCGGTGCGGCGGTTTTCATGGGCAAAGTCGTACCAGGCGGATTCGTTCCGCAACAGGACAAGGACTACGTGCTGGCCGTGGCGCAATTGCCCAATGGCGCCTCCATGGAACGTACTGAGCAGGTGGTGCGGCGCATGGCCGAAATCGCTCACCGGATACCGGGTGTCGAGCGTGCCGTTCAGTATCCGGGGATGTCGATCAATGGCTTCACCCACTCATCAAGCGCGGGGGTTATTTTCATGATCCTCAAGCCTTCGATCCAGCGCGGCGAAGGCGAATCGACAGAGGACATCGTCGCTCAATTGAACGGCGAATATTCGCAGATCAAAGAGGCGAGTGTGGCGGCGTTTCCTCCGCCACCTGTGTTGGGACTCGGCACGCTGGGTGGCTTCAAGTTGCAGATCGAGGATCGTGGCTCGCTAGGATATGAAGCGTTGAATGACGCGACCCAGGCATTCCTGGCGAAGGCGGCGCAGGCGCCCGAGTTAGGCCCGTCGTTCACTACCTTCCAGATCAACGTGCCGCAACTCAACGTCGAATTGGACCGAGTAAAAGCCAAGCAATTGGGGGTTTCGGTCACCGACGTGTTCGCCACGCTGCAAATCTATCTGGGGTCGACCTACATCAACGACTTCAACAAATTTGGACGGGTCTATCAGGTTCGTGCCCAGGCCGACGCGCCGTTCCGTGCCACGGCGGCGGACATCGGATTGCTCAAGACCCGTAACGCCGCTGGAGAGATGGTGCCTCTTTCGTCAGTGGTAAAGGTCACTACCACTTATGGTCCAGAGTCGGTGGTGCGATACAACGGTTACCCGGCAGCAGATATCAATGGTGGCCCGGCACCAGGTTATTCGTCCGACCAGGCGCAATCAGCTGTCGAACGAATTGCTGTCGAAGTATTGCCCCGTGGCGTGAAATTCGAATGGACGGATCTGACCTATCAGCAGGTATTGGTGGGAAATGCTTCGTTATGGATTTTCCCGATCAGTGTGTTGCTGGTGTTCCTGGTGCTGGCAGCTCTCTATGAAAGCCTGACCTTGCCGCTGGCAATTATCCTCATTGTTCCAATGAGCATCCTTTCGGCGTTAATCGGTGTTTGGCTGACCGACGGCGACAACAACATCTTTACCCAGATCGGGTTGATGGTGTTGGTTGGGCTGTCGGTGAAGAACGCGATCCTGATTGTTGAGTTTGCCAGGGAGTTGGAGATGCAGGGCCGCACCATCATCGAGGCGGCAGTCGAAGCTAGCCGCTTGCGCTTGCGGCCGATCCTGATGACATCCATCGCGTTCATCATGGGAGTGGTGCCGCTGGTGTTTTCTTCCGGAGCTGGTGCGGAAATGCGCGAGGCCATGGGCATCGCGGTCTTCTTCGGCATGCTCGGCGTGACGCTGTTCGGCCTGATGTTGACGCCGGTGTTTTATGTGCTGCTGCGCAAATTGTCGGGTGTCGAACATCTGGTTGATAAGCACGGAATGCACCCAAGTCTTCAGAGTGTTGCAGCCGGCCATGTTCACAGCGGCCCCGGCGTTGCGCACTAA